The following DNA comes from Verrucomicrobiota bacterium JB022.
TACTTCAGGCGCTTGGTGCCGGGGATGGGTACGATGTCTTGACCTTGGGCGAGCAGCCAGGCCAGTGCGAGTTGGGACGCCGCAACGCCCTTCTGCTCCGCCAGGTGCTCCACCTGTTTCACCAGCTCCAGATTCTGGTAAAAGTTCTCGCCCTGGAAGCGCGGGTGCAGGCGGCGGTAATCGCCTTCGGGGATATCCTCCGGCTTAGCAAAGGCCCCTGTGAGGAAGCCCCGGCCCAGCGGGCTGTAGGCGACAAACGTGATGCCCAGCTCGCGACAGGTTGGGATCAACTCGCGCTCCGGGTCGCGGCTCCAGAGGGAGTATTCCGTCTGCAGCGCCGCCAGCGGGTGGACGGCATGGGCGCGGCGGAGGGTTTCCGGGCTGGCCTCGCTCAGGCCGACGGCGATCACCTTGCCCTCCTGCACGAGTTCCTTCATCGCACCGATGGTATCCTCAATGGGCACCTCCGGGTCTTTGCGGTGCTGGTAATACAAGTCGATATGGTCGAGGCCCAGCCGTTGCAGCGATGCCTCGCAGGCCTGCTTCACGTATTCCGGGCGGCCATTGACGCCTCGGATCCACGGGCTGTCGCCCCGCGTGATGCCAAACTTCGTGGCCACGACCACGCGCTCGCGTCGACCGTCGTGCAGGGCCTTGCCGAGCAGCTTTTCGTTTTCGCCCCGCCCATACATGTCGGCAGTGTCGAAAAACGTCACCCCGAGGTCGACCGCGCGCTGGATGACGGCGATCGACTCTTTTTCGGCGGCTGCGGTGGCATATTCGCCGTAGAATTCGCTCATACCCATGCAGCCCAGCCCAAGGCGGGACACGCGGAGGGGCGCATTGCCCAGATCGGTGAAGTCCATGCCGCTACTATAAGCCACGGGGGCAAAGACACGAGCCCTTTGCCACAATATCAGACTAGATGGTCTGGTGATGCGTTTCGTGGGTTGCGCCAGGCCCCACTTTGTTTAGAATTTTACCATCCCATCATGACGAAAACCTCCCCAGACTCTCCAATCGTCGTTGTCACCGGCGGAAATCGCGGAATCGGCCTCGAAATCTGCCGCCAACTCGTCCAGCGCGGCGCCCAAGTCATCCTCACCGCTCGCCGCCCCGAAGCCGGCGAAAAAGCCCTGCGCGAGCTGAAGAGCGACCGCGCCTCGTTTCACGTGCTCGACGTGACCGACAGCCAGAGCATCGCCGACCTGCGCGACCACCTGCAGGGCCAATACGGTCGCCTAGACGTGCTGATCAACAATGCCGGGATCATGGACGATGAAGACAACTCCGGCCTCGACGTGGGCACCGACGTGGTGCGCGAGACCTTCGCGACCAACACGCTCGCGCCGCTCGAGCTTTCGCAGGCCCTTATGCCCCTCCTGCGCAAGGCCTCGCCCGGGCGCATCGTCAACCTCTCCAGCGGGCTCGGCGCCATCTCGTCGATGGGCGCAGGGCATCCGGCCTACCGCATTTCCAAGGCGGCCCTCAACGCCGTCACCCGTATCCTCGCGGCCGAGCTGGACGGCGCGGTGGTGGTCAACTCCATGTGCCCCGGCTGGGTCCGCACCGACATGGGCGGGGAAAACGCCGAACGCGACGTCTCCCAAGGCGCCGACACGGCCGTCTGGCTCGCCCTCGAAGCCCCCACCGACCTCACCGGCCGCTTCCTCCGCGACCGTCAGATCATCGCCTGGTAGGGGAGGGCTTTAGCCACGGATGAAACACGGACAGGCACGGATGAAATTGGATTCTTATCCGCGTAAATCTGCGTTCATCAGTGGCTGAAAAACTTATCTTTGTAAAGTGATACTTTACGTTCATGCTAGGTGAGGAGGCTACCATGACCGAATTACACTTTCCCCATCCCGGTGAGATTCTGCGCACCGAATTCCTCGAAGAGCTGGATTTGACACAATATCGTCTTGCGGTGGCGACGGGGCTCCCGCACAGCCGTGTGACCGCCATCATCAAGGGGCGCCGCGCGGTGACCCCCGATACGGCACTACGCCTCGCACGTTTTTTCGGCAACTCAGCTGAGTTCTGGTTGGGCCTACAACAGGAATTCGACCTGCGACAGGGGCTCGTGCTACCCTAGGGCCTGAGATCGAGCGGGAAGTCGTCCCGCTGGGCAGGGAGTAGAATCCGAGGTTGGATGAGCATACACTTTTATCCGCGTAAATCCGCGTTCATCTGCGGCTAAAAAAAACCTTCTTGAGCTGCGTTGTCCTTTTGCGGCGGGTTCGTGCGTCATGAGGTAGGGCCGGAGCGAAAGAGCTTCGTGCCCGCTCACCTCAAACCTATCCGCTATGACCGTTTCGACTTCGAACGCTCCTCACCCGGTGGTGGACCGCGCCGCCTGGTTGGAAACCCGCCGCGCCTTACTCCAGCAGGAAAAGGCTTTCATGCAACAGAAGGACGCCCTTAACGCCGAGCGCCTGCGCCTGCCTTGGGTGCGCCTGGAAAAGGACTACCTCTTCGACTCCCCGGAAGGCCCGCGCCGCTTGTCCGAACTGTTTGCCGGACGCAGCCAGTTGTATCTCTACCACTTCATGTTTGGTCCGGAATGGGAGCAGGGCTGCGTGGGCTGCTCATTCATGGCCGACCACTTCGACGGTGCGCTGCCGCACCTCAATTACCACGATGTGACGCTGGTGGCAGTCTCGCGCGCGCCTTTGGATAAGATCCAGGCTTTCAAGCGCCGGATGGGCTGGCACTTCCCATGGGTTTCCTCCGCCTCCAGCGACTTCAATTTCGACTTTCAGGCCTCCTTTACGCCGGAGCAACTGGCGAGCGGCAAGGCGTTCTACAACTTTGAGGAGCGGGAGGTCGATTGCGAAGAATTGCCCGGCAGCAGCGCTTTTTACCGCGACGCCGACGGCACCGTCTACCACACCTATTCGTCCTACAGCCGAGGTGGCGAGACGGTGATGAGCACCTATGGCATCCTCGATATGATGCCGCTGGGCCGCAACGAGGAGGGAGACCTGAGCACCTGGGTGCGCCACCACGACCGTTACGAAGCAGCGCCCACGCCCTGCGGCTGCGGTCACTGAGCGCCGTCGGAAACAGAACAGCCCCGCCGGGGTGGCGAGGCTGTTCCTGTCTGTATCTGTGGTCTCGGTCTGTTGGCTACTAAACTCAAGATAGCCGCACCGGTCCCCACACCCGCGCGCAGCAGGCCACATTCCCCCAAACGATTCGCTTGCTGCACATCCTTCGGGTGTGGGGATGGTGCGCTTCCGTTGAGGAAAGGGAAGGGGAGGCTAGGCCCGACGGCGGCGACAGGCGACGAAGCCCAGCGCTACGAGTGCGGTCAGTGCGGCATAGGTGGAAGGCTCGGGCACGACGGCACCCGGCACGTAGGTCACCATCACGTTGGTAAAGTCGAGACCGTTATCGGCTTCGCCCGCCGCGTTGCTGGTGCCGAAGGTGGCGGAATTGACGTGCAGGCCGAACATATCGAAGGCCATCGTGGTGGCCGCATCGTCTTCTACGCTGAAGGAGGTGATTTCGCCGCCGCCCAGAATGCTCAGGACCGCCGTGAACTGGAGCGTGGTGGCGTCGAGCCGCGTGATCGAAAACGTGCCGGTATAGGTAGCGTTGTCGACCATCGAAAAGTCGCTGCCGCCTGTGCCGAGGGTGTCGTAAAAGCTGGTGGTGCCGAGCAGGCGGTTATTTGCCCCCGTGCCGGAGGGGTCCTGGCGCTTGAAGATTCCGGTGTCGGAGCCGTCAAGCACGTTGACGTCCATGGCGGCCATATAGCCCCGGACGGGATCCCAGGCGGCGTCAGTCGACG
Coding sequences within:
- a CDS encoding SDR family oxidoreductase, which produces MTKTSPDSPIVVVTGGNRGIGLEICRQLVQRGAQVILTARRPEAGEKALRELKSDRASFHVLDVTDSQSIADLRDHLQGQYGRLDVLINNAGIMDDEDNSGLDVGTDVVRETFATNTLAPLELSQALMPLLRKASPGRIVNLSSGLGAISSMGAGHPAYRISKAALNAVTRILAAELDGAVVVNSMCPGWVRTDMGGENAERDVSQGADTAVWLALEAPTDLTGRFLRDRQIIAW
- a CDS encoding PEP-CTERM sorting domain-containing protein — encoded protein: MTKYSLLLLASLPVGLFGSTIFDDSFSDGLAAATGPSDTNWYKSTSSQSYEEATGYLGLVSGSSGRGIHTVFGSQSLNVGDSLRASFTFNTPDTVGTDRTGSFRFGFFNSNGMSAAQDYTSSTDAAWDPVRGYMAAMDVNVLDGSDTGIFKRQDPSGTGANNRLLGTTSFYDTLGTGGSDFSMVDNATYTGTFSITRLDATTLQFTAVLSILGGGEITSFSVEDDAATTMAFDMFGLHVNSATFGTSNAAGEADNGLDFTNVMVTYVPGAVVPEPSTYAALTALVALGFVACRRRRA
- a CDS encoding HigA family addiction module antitoxin, whose amino-acid sequence is MTELHFPHPGEILRTEFLEELDLTQYRLAVATGLPHSRVTAIIKGRRAVTPDTALRLARFFGNSAEFWLGLQQEFDLRQGLVLP
- a CDS encoding aldo/keto reductase, translated to MDFTDLGNAPLRVSRLGLGCMGMSEFYGEYATAAAEKESIAVIQRAVDLGVTFFDTADMYGRGENEKLLGKALHDGRRERVVVATKFGITRGDSPWIRGVNGRPEYVKQACEASLQRLGLDHIDLYYQHRKDPEVPIEDTIGAMKELVQEGKVIAVGLSEASPETLRRAHAVHPLAALQTEYSLWSRDPERELIPTCRELGITFVAYSPLGRGFLTGAFAKPEDIPEGDYRRLHPRFQGENFYQNLELVKQVEHLAEQKGVAASQLALAWLLAQGQDIVPIPGTKRLKYLEQNIAALDVTITDEEVARLNAILPLDATAGTRYPETSMKELNR
- a CDS encoding thioredoxin family protein, with the translated sequence MTVSTSNAPHPVVDRAAWLETRRALLQQEKAFMQQKDALNAERLRLPWVRLEKDYLFDSPEGPRRLSELFAGRSQLYLYHFMFGPEWEQGCVGCSFMADHFDGALPHLNYHDVTLVAVSRAPLDKIQAFKRRMGWHFPWVSSASSDFNFDFQASFTPEQLASGKAFYNFEEREVDCEELPGSSAFYRDADGTVYHTYSSYSRGGETVMSTYGILDMMPLGRNEEGDLSTWVRHHDRYEAAPTPCGCGH